The Geobacter metallireducens GS-15 region TCTTCCGGGTGTCGGAGGTTTTCTGCATGTCGGGCATGGTGGTCATAACAACCTCTGGGTATTCAGGAGTCAGAATTCAGGAGCCAGAAAAAACCAGGCATCTTCTATTCTGACTCCTGACTCCTAACTTCTGGATTCTTGATGGTTGCGTACGCAACCGGGTCCGCCACCCCGGCCTCCGCAAACCCCTTGAGCCGCAGGCGGCAGGAGTCGCAGAGGCCGCAGGCAAGCCCTTCGGGCGTGGGGTCGTAGCAGGAGTGGGTCCGGCCGTAGTCGACGCCGAGGGAGAGCCCCTTGCGGATGATCTCGGCCTTGGTGAGGTGGATCAGGGGGGTGTGGATGCGGAACCGCCCCTTCCCTTCCACCCCGGCCTTGGTGGCAAGATTGGCCATGGCCTCGAAGGCGGCGATGTATTCCGGCCGACAGTCCGGGTAGCCGGAGTAGTCCAGGGCGTTGACGCCGATGAAGATGTCGAAGGCGCCGAGCACCTCGGCCCATCCCAGGGCGAAGGAGAGAAAGACCGTGTTGCGGGCCGGCACGTAGGTGACCGGGATGTCGCTCCCCACACCTTCCTTGGGGACGGCGATGTCGCTGGTGAGGGCGCTTCCCCCCACCTGGCGGTAATCGAACTCCACGACCAGATGGTCCACGGCGCCCATGGGGCGAGCGTTGCGCTTGGCCTGCTCCAGCTCAACGCTGTGGCGCTGGCCGTAGGAGAAACTCATGGCGTAGGGCTCATACCCTTCGGCCCGGGCGATGGCGAGACAGGTGGTGGAATCGAGTCCTCCGCTGTAGAGGACGACGGCTTTTTTGTGCATCGGATGTAGTTCCTTCCCGAATGTCGGACTAGTGACCTGCCGCGAGCAGGGCGAACCCCTCGGCCTCGGCTGCCCCGTTGAGCTTGTTGTCGAACGATGAAAAGGCGACCTCAATGGCGCCGCAGTCATTTGACAGCAGTTTTGCCGCGGCCAGATGCACGGCGTCAAACCCTCGAAGACCGTATTTCCTGACGAGATGCCCCGCCTCGATCTCATCAAAATCGAGGGCCACGAAATGTTCCCACTCACCGGCGAAGCATTCGGCCACAACTTCGCAATCTTCGCGCGGGAGGTCGCCGCGGTTGTGCCTCCGGGTGAGGGCCGACAGCATCTCCGGATAGGCGACGCGGCAGGTGGCGACTGCTTCGGCACTTTCCACCCACTGTCGAACGGTGTCGGAGCAGACCTCTTCCACATAAAGCTTCACCAGACTGCTCGTGTCGAGATAGAGGATCAACGGCGCTCCTCCAGCACGGTATCAGAGAGGGATTCGCCCTTCAGTGTCACCCCCCGCTTCCCCGCCGGCTTCCCGCCCGACCATTTCGCCCGCCCTTCAGTCATGAGAGTTTTCACCGCGCGGCGCTCCGGGGAGATGGGGACCACCAGCGCCACTTCCCTGCCATGGTCCGTTATCACCACCTCTTCACCCTGCTGCACCTTTTCCACATAGCTGCTCAGACGCGCCTTCAACTCCTTGATCCCTACCGCTATCATGGCATCACCTCACCGGAACGAGACATACTTTAAGTAGTTACAACTCTACACAAAAAGTGGTCACTTTTCAAACACAAAACCGAATCACAGAAACCAGCTCACCGAATTGCAAATCCGCTCCAGAAGCCGCACCAGCGAGCCCCGGCGCTCATGCTCCTCTAGAACGATACGGCGGGACCCCCTGAGGTCGTCGGCGAACATCTCCGCCATCTGCCGGCCGAACTCGCGGCTGGCAACAATGGTGTTGACTTCGTAGTTGCGATGGAAGCTGCGCTGGTCGAGATTTGCCGAGCCGACCACCCCCCAGGTGTCGTCGATGAGCATGACCTTGGCATGGAGAAACTCCCCCTGGCGCTCGTAGATCTCGACGCCGGCCCGAAGGAGGGGGGCGTAGTAACCGCGCCCCACGAGCCGGACGATGGGGACGTCACTCTTGGCGGGGAGGATCAATTGAACGTTTACCCCACGCCGCACGGCCCGCAGCAGAGAGCGGACCACCCGCGGACCCGGCACGAAGTAGGGGTTCATGATCCGGATCGATTCTCCCGCTCCGGCCATGGCGATGCGGAAGGCGTTGCGAATGAAGGAACGGGCGTGGTGGGGGCCGTCGCTCACGATCATCACGTCGGCATCTCCCATGCCTGCCACGGGAATATGCTCCGCAAACCAGGCCGGAGAAGGGCTCCCCTTTTCCTCCAGCCAGAACTCGCGGAAGAGCCGCACGAGGTCCGTGACGGCGGGCCCGTCGATTCTCACCCCCACGTCCCGCCAGCGGTCGGTTCCCCTCCCGAACCCCGAGTACTCGTCGCCGATGTTGATTCCGCCGGTGAAGGCGGTTTCTCCGTCGATGACCGCCATCTTCCGGTGGTCCCGCTTGTCGAACCAGGCGAGTCCCCGCCGGAATGGGGGAGGATTGAAGGCGAGGCACCGGACTCCCCCCTGCTCCAGGCGCCGGAAATAGGAGGAGGGAGTATCGAAACAGCCGATGTAATCGTAGATGAGGGAAACGTCGACCCTGCGGGAAGCGGCGGCCAGAAGCGCCTCCGCAAAGGCGGATCCGGTGGCGTCGTCGCGCACGATGTAGAACTCGGCGTGGATGTGGTGACGGGCCTCGGCCAGAGCCGACAGCATGGCCGGGAAGAACTCCGCACCGGAATCGTAGAGCTTCACCCTGTTCCCCCGGGAATGGGACGCCTCGGCATTTCTCCGGAAGATGCGGAGGAAACGGGGGGCACGGTGGGTACCGATTATCTTTTTTCGTCTCACGATGGACATGCCCGGGACTCCTGCATCAAGGGTAACGCAGGCGGGCAAGGAGGGCAAGGGAGATGATGGAGGGGAAAAGCGAAGAGGCGCGAAGTCTCCCCCGCGCCTCCCTGCTTGTCATCTTGCGTTCTTTTCAGTCTTCGTAGGCAACCACCCGGACAAGGCCGATGGTCTCACCCTTGTCGTCGGTGGTCGGCGAGTCGGAAACGGAGATGATCCGCTTCACGCCGTTGTTTGTCACGAAGTCGTTGACCATGGCGTCCAGAGAGGAAAGCTCCTTCATGGTCTTGAGGGGACGGATTTCCATGCCAAATGTTTTGACCTTGTAGCCCATGCCATCCTCCTTGATGTTACCTTCAGGCTGATCCGGGTAACGCGTACGTCGGCTACTGGACGGAAATCACTTCCTTCACGCCGGGGACCTTCTCCTTCAGGGTCCGCTCGATCCCCATCTTGAGGGTCATGGTGGACATGGGGCAGTGGCCGCAGGCCCCCACCAGCTTCACCTTCACCACGCCGTCCTCGGTCACCTCCACCAGCTCCACGTCACCGCCGTCCGCCTGGAGCGCGGGGCGCACCGTATCGAGAACCTTCTTCACTTCTTCCAGCATTGTTGTCTCCTCCTTGGGTTTGTGTGCTCTGCTTATTCTAACTTCCGCTGTCCGTCACTTCCCCTCACCCGGCCTTCGGCCACCCTCTCCCCCAAGGAGAGGGTTTGAGTTCTCCCCTCGCCCTGAGGGAGAGGGGCGGGGGTGAAGGGGAAATGCTTAATTGTTGAGTGCCACGACATCATGGACAACTTTTTGTGCCATGACATCGTGGACACTCATCTGAATCACCGCAGTTTGTAATCGAATTCCTCGACCTGATTTTTATCCAGGAAGAGTTTCAGTTTCTGTTCTTTGACATCGATAGTCGCCACCACGTATTCAAGCGCTGTCTCCGGTGGAACCGAGAAGCATTCGCCGAAGATGTTCAGCTTCAGGTCACTGCGGATAAGGCGGACAGCATGATATTTTCCGACTTCTGGCTTCTTCAGGCGATGCCTGGGAGGTTCATCCTCAGTCGGGAACCTCAGTTGCACATGCGAGGTGGCCAGTGCTTTCAGCGGCGTACTCCCCTTTAGCTTGCTGTAGCGATACTTGCTGTTGTGTCGCTGCTCAAAGGTCAGTGAGCCGACTTTCAATTCCTCTTCTGAAGTCATGATGACTTTGCCGAGGAACCGTTGTTGGTACCGGTCGTTGAACTTTTCGATCATGCCGTTTCTCCATGGTTCAGCCATGGGTATGAACCATGGTTCGACATCGTTATGCAGGCAAAGACGAATCAGTGGTCCCATGCCGCGGGGATGTGTCGGGCTGCCGAAGAATGACATGGCATTGTCAACCTGGAGTCGTTCTGGGATGCCTAGTCGTTTCCAGACTTCCCACAAACCGTCAATGACCATCTGACCAGCTTTGGACCGAGATGAGTGCAACCCGCACCTGACGGTTGCTGTATCGACAACATTCAGGCTGTAGAAGCGAATTGGCCCTGTCAGATAGCATGGACCAACGAGATCAGCTTGGTGCGTCTGGTTCGGCAACGCTGACGGCAGAACTGGGTAAAGCGTCCCTTTGGCTTCGTATTTGCCGGTGCGCCGATGTGTCAGTTCATTCCTTGCAAGAATCCGATTGATGGTTCTGGTAGAAGGCAACGGCTTGACACCCAGGTCCTCCAACTCCCACAGGATGGCCTGTGCACCACAGAACAAGCCCTTGTTGTAGAGATTGAGGCGAACCATTTTGACGATTTCTTCAATCTCTGCCGTTGTACGGTTCGGCATGGATTGTGGGCATCGGGATCGCTCGTCACTCCATACAGGGTCATCTCCATTCTGGCGAGCAACCCATTTGTATAGCCAGGAACGAGACTTGCCGAGTGATGTGCAAATTGATTCCGGGGTTTCGCCGTTTCTGAACCGTTGAACGGCCAACACCCGAAGCTGCTTGTTTTTATCTTCCATGAACACCTCCGAGTTTGATGTGGTGTTCACAGAATGCCGTGGCGACTATTCGATTGTCAGAGAACTTTGTCTACGATGTGCTGGCACATTTTTCTGTCCACGATGTCGTGGCACTCAACACTTAATCGTTATGCTTCTCTCCCGGAACCCCGGGGCTCGTAAGGGGAAGGGGGTCGAGAATCTCCGCGAGCTTGTCGGCCGTCAGCAGCTGCCGCTCCTCCACGATCTCCCGGATGCTCCGTCCCGTGGCCGTCGACTCCTTTGCCACCTCGGCGGCGGCGGCGTAGCCGACGTAGGGGGCCAGCACCGTGGCGAGCCCCACCGACTGGTCCAGGTACCGGCGGCAGCGCTCCCGGTCGGCGGTGATGCCGGCGATGCACGCCTGGACCAGCCTTGGCACCGTGTTCTTCAGGATCTCCAGGCTGAAGAGAAGATTGAAGGCGATGACCGGCATCATCACGTTCAGCTCCAGCTGTCCCGCCTGGGCTGCCAGGGTTATGACCGCATCGGCCCCCATCACCTGGAAGGCAACCATGTCGGTTGCCTCGGCCATGCTCGGGTTCACCTTCCCCGGCATGATGGAGGAGCCGGGCTGGATCGCCGGAAGCGCGATCTCGGCGAGCCCCGTCCGGGGGCCGGAGGAGAGGAGCCGCAGGTCGTTGGCGATGCGGACGAGGTTCGCGGCAAGCCCCTTGAGGGCCGACGAAAGAGCCACGAAGGGGTCCATGTTCTGCATCCGCTCCACCAGGTTCGTCCCGCGATGAAGAGGAAACCCGGTTTCCCGGGCCAGTTCCGCCACCACCAGATCGATGTAGGCCGCCTCGGCGTTCATGCCGGTGCCGACGGCGGTGCCGCCGATCCCCAGTTCCCGGAGCCCCGGCAGCGCGGCGTCGATCCCCGCCAGGTTTTTCTCCATTGCCACGGCCCACGCCTCGAACTCCTGGCCGAGGCGAATCGGCACCGCGTCCTGGAGGTGGGTCCGGCCGCTCTTGAGGACGGCGTCGAACTCCCGCCCCTTCCCCCGCAGGGCCGCCACGAGCCCCTCCAGTCCCGGACGCAGCTTCTCCACGAGTGAAAGAGACGCCAGCCGCATGGCCGTGGGAAAGACGTCGTTGGTGGACTGGGCCATGTTCACGTGGTCGTTGGGGTGGACCGGCGCGTAGGCGCCGCGCTCTCCCCCCAGGAGTTCGTTGGCCCGGTTGGCGAGGATCTCGTTCACGTTCATATTGTGGGAGGTGCCGGCCCCGGCCTGGAACGGGTCCACCACGAAGTGGGGATCGAAGTCGCCGGCGAGGGCCTCGTCGGCGGCCCGGACGATGGCCTCGCCGAGCCGGGGGTCGAGCCTCCCCGTGGTCATATTGGCCCGGGCGGCGCTCTTTTTTATGACGACCGTGGCCCGAACCAGGGCCGGATGGGGCCGGAGCCCCGAGAGGGGAAAGTTGGCCACGGCCCTGGCCGTCTGGGCACCGTAGTAGGCGCCGGCCGGGACCTGCACGTCGCCGAGGGTATCCTTCTCAATCCGAAACGTCACTGTTTCGCCCCTTCCCGGTCCCCGGGAACAGGTCCCCGATTACCCCTTGATGGCGTTGTACTTCTCGGTAATCACCCGCAAGTGCTCGGTCTCCTCGTCCCGCAGGGCCTTGAGCATCCCCTTGCCGTCGGCGTCGGCGGTCTTCGCCATGAGGTCGTCGAAGTAGGCGATTCCCTTCTTCTCGATCTCCATAGCGATCTCCAGGGCCTGAAGGTCGTCGGTGTCGAACCCCACCTGCTTCTCCCCGGAGCCCGCCGGGTCGAGGGTAATGGTGGAGCCGCCGTAGAAGACCCAGCGCCCCCCCTCGTGGAGTGACTGGTAGAGCTCGTTCAGCTTCAGGTAGTGCTGCTCCTCGGTCTTGGCAAGCCAGCGGAAGATCCGCTTCCCCTCGGGATTGAAGGTTTTCCGCTCGGCCCTGGTGTAAAAGTCAAAGGTCTCCTTTTCGATCTCAATGGCCCGCATGATGGCGTCGAGGGTCTCTTTGGTCTGGTCGTTCATGGGCGCTCCTGACGGTAAAGTGGTTTCAATGGTCAAAAGTTCGTCAACGGTCCTGGAGTGAAATACCCGGCAGCCGAGCTCCCGCGGCAGCCGCAGGTCGATGTCGTAACGGTCCCCCACGAAGAGGCAGTGGGAGGGTTCTTGCCCGATCTCCCGGAAAATCTCTTCGAGAACCTGACGGTCCGGTTTGGGGCGCCAGGAATCCTCGATGGTAAAGATGCGCCGGAAGCACCCGTCAACGCCGAGGGCCGTCATGATCCGCGAAGAGAGGAGGCGGTTGTTGTTGGTGTAGATATGGAGATCGAACCGCTCGCCCAGCCTCTCCAGCAACTCCACCACCCGTTCGTCCCGGGTGAGGAAGGGCTCCGGTTCGATCTCGGCCTCAAAACGGCGATGGAGCTCCCGCAGGTCAATCCCCAGTTCCAGACAGACATGGCTCAGGGAGGCGGTCCGGCCGGTGCGGACGGCTATCTTTTCCCGGGTCTCCCGGATGAGGAGTCTCGCCTCCTCGGGGGAAATCCCCCGTACCGCGGCCACATGCCCCATGGCGGAGGCGTCGATCTGGCGACCGACCCCTTCACTGTCGTAGAGGGTGCCGTCCAGGTCGAAAACCAGGGCGCGAATCCCGCTCACCGTTACCCCCTCCCCTTACGGGTAGAGTCTATCATCGGAAGGCCCCGTGTCAAAAGAGCTTGCCCCAGTCGCGCATGCAGAGGAGCCGGGGGTTTTCGACCCCTTTCGCCTGGACGAGGACCTTGAAGGTGTCCCCCATCCCCCCCTCGGGGAGGATGAGCTTCTTGAGGGCGAGGCGGATGGCGATCTGCTCCTTTTCCGATGTGGCGGCGGCCTCCAGGGCCATGAGCTCCTCCATCATGCCGGTGGCCACCAGGAAGCGGTACTGCTCGCCGTACCAGACCTTGCGCAGCCCCAGTTCCTCCCCCCGCGCGGCAAGGGTGGTGAAGTCCACGTGGGTGGTCATGTCCTGGAGACCGATCCGGATGTAGGGGTTCTCTTCGATGGTATGGCGGTAGTAGCAGAGGAGGGTGCCGTTCAGGCGCATGGGGCCGTAGAGCTCGGGGGCCAGGTAGCCGTAGTCGATGGTGAGGACGAAGCCCCGTTCCAAGGCAGTGGCCACCGATTCAAGCCACCGGACGGCGTTCAGGTTGATCTCGGCCCGCTGTCCCACGGCGAAGGTGATGCCGAGACGGGAGAGGTACGCCTCCAGCTCCGGCGTTGAGGGGAGGTCGAGGATTTCTGAGAACTGGTCCCCCTCGGCCGCGACAAAGACCTCGCGCAGCCCCTCGGGGCCCATTTCGACCAGGTGGGGCGGGAAGGAGTCGATCAGTTCGTTGGAGTAGAGGCAGCCGGTGAACCGGAGCCGCCCCTCGGCCAGGTCGGCGGGGGTGCTCCAGGAGACCTTGGGAAGATGCGGGGCGAGGAGCTCCCCCTGCACTGCGGCAAGGCTCGGCTCGGCCTCGATGAGGGTGAGGCGGATGCCGTCGTAGAGGGTGGGGTTCAGCTCCTGGATGGCGTCGATGACATCGGTGGCGAGACGGCCGTGGCCTGCCCCGGCCTCCACGATGTCGAAGGAGGCGGGGCGCCCCATCTCCTCCCACATGCGGCAGATCTCCCGGGCAATGAGGCGTCCGAAAACGGAGTGGACGTTGATGCTGGTGTAGAAATCCCCCTCGGCCCCCACCTTGCGGCCGGGGGAGGTGTAGTAGCCGAGCCCCGGCTCGTAGAGGCACATCGCCATGAAGTCGGCAAAGGGAATTCGCCCCTGCTCCCGAATCCGGTTGAGAATGATCCCCCTGAGCCTGTTGTCGTCCGGCTGATCCACGCAAAACCTCCCGAAAAAAGCTCAGTTATAGAGGATGGGGATGGGTTTGTCAATGCAGGGGTGGCACAACGGTAACGATGAAAGTGCAAGAAGGGAAACGGGCGGCTTACACCGCCCGGATACGGTCACGGGGATCCACATTGACGGGAGAGAGATCAAGGGTCTTCCCGTCGGCCAGGAGCCGGCCGAGCTCTTCGGCGGTGATGGGGCGGCTGAAGTAGTACCCCTGCATCTCCTCGCACTGGTGGCGGCAGAGGAAGTCGATCTGCTCCGCCAGCTCGACCCCTTCGGCGATGGTCTTCATGCCGAGGCCGTGGGCCATGGTGATGATGGTCTTCACGAGGGTGGCGTCGTCGGGGTCCCGGGTCATGTCGCGGATGAACGCCTGGTCGATCTTCAGGTTGGCGATGGGGAAGCGCTTCAGGTAGCTGAGGGATGAATAGCCGGTGCCGAAGTCGTCGATGGCCACCTCGATCCCCCGGTCC contains the following coding sequences:
- a CDS encoding aspartate ammonia-lyase, with translation MTFRIEKDTLGDVQVPAGAYYGAQTARAVANFPLSGLRPHPALVRATVVIKKSAARANMTTGRLDPRLGEAIVRAADEALAGDFDPHFVVDPFQAGAGTSHNMNVNEILANRANELLGGERGAYAPVHPNDHVNMAQSTNDVFPTAMRLASLSLVEKLRPGLEGLVAALRGKGREFDAVLKSGRTHLQDAVPIRLGQEFEAWAVAMEKNLAGIDAALPGLRELGIGGTAVGTGMNAEAAYIDLVVAELARETGFPLHRGTNLVERMQNMDPFVALSSALKGLAANLVRIANDLRLLSSGPRTGLAEIALPAIQPGSSIMPGKVNPSMAEATDMVAFQVMGADAVITLAAQAGQLELNVMMPVIAFNLLFSLEILKNTVPRLVQACIAGITADRERCRRYLDQSVGLATVLAPYVGYAAAAEVAKESTATGRSIREIVEERQLLTADKLAEILDPLPLTSPGVPGEKHND
- a CDS encoding phospholipase D-like domain-containing protein; its protein translation is MSIVRRKKIIGTHRAPRFLRIFRRNAEASHSRGNRVKLYDSGAEFFPAMLSALAEARHHIHAEFYIVRDDATGSAFAEALLAAASRRVDVSLIYDYIGCFDTPSSYFRRLEQGGVRCLAFNPPPFRRGLAWFDKRDHRKMAVIDGETAFTGGINIGDEYSGFGRGTDRWRDVGVRIDGPAVTDLVRLFREFWLEEKGSPSPAWFAEHIPVAGMGDADVMIVSDGPHHARSFIRNAFRIAMAGAGESIRIMNPYFVPGPRVVRSLLRAVRRGVNVQLILPAKSDVPIVRLVGRGYYAPLLRAGVEIYERQGEFLHAKVMLIDDTWGVVGSANLDQRSFHRNYEVNTIVASREFGRQMAEMFADDLRGSRRIVLEEHERRGSLVRLLERICNSVSWFL
- a CDS encoding class I SAM-dependent methyltransferase, with translation MDQPDDNRLRGIILNRIREQGRIPFADFMAMCLYEPGLGYYTSPGRKVGAEGDFYTSINVHSVFGRLIAREICRMWEEMGRPASFDIVEAGAGHGRLATDVIDAIQELNPTLYDGIRLTLIEAEPSLAAVQGELLAPHLPKVSWSTPADLAEGRLRFTGCLYSNELIDSFPPHLVEMGPEGLREVFVAAEGDQFSEILDLPSTPELEAYLSRLGITFAVGQRAEINLNAVRWLESVATALERGFVLTIDYGYLAPELYGPMRLNGTLLCYYRHTIEENPYIRIGLQDMTTHVDFTTLAARGEELGLRKVWYGEQYRFLVATGMMEELMALEAAATSEKEQIAIRLALKKLILPEGGMGDTFKVLVQAKGVENPRLLCMRDWGKLF
- a CDS encoding NifU family protein, producing the protein MLEEVKKVLDTVRPALQADGGDVELVEVTEDGVVKVKLVGACGHCPMSTMTLKMGIERTLKEKVPGVKEVISVQ
- a CDS encoding IS481-like element ISGme9 family transposase; protein product: MEDKNKQLRVLAVQRFRNGETPESICTSLGKSRSWLYKWVARQNGDDPVWSDERSRCPQSMPNRTTAEIEEIVKMVRLNLYNKGLFCGAQAILWELEDLGVKPLPSTRTINRILARNELTHRRTGKYEAKGTLYPVLPSALPNQTHQADLVGPCYLTGPIRFYSLNVVDTATVRCGLHSSRSKAGQMVIDGLWEVWKRLGIPERLQVDNAMSFFGSPTHPRGMGPLIRLCLHNDVEPWFIPMAEPWRNGMIEKFNDRYQQRFLGKVIMTSEEELKVGSLTFEQRHNSKYRYSKLKGSTPLKALATSHVQLRFPTEDEPPRHRLKKPEVGKYHAVRLIRSDLKLNIFGECFSVPPETALEYVVATIDVKEQKLKLFLDKNQVEEFDYKLR
- a CDS encoding type II toxin-antitoxin system Phd/YefM family antitoxin, translated to MIAVGIKELKARLSSYVEKVQQGEEVVITDHGREVALVVPISPERRAVKTLMTEGRAKWSGGKPAGKRGVTLKGESLSDTVLEERR
- the queC gene encoding 7-cyano-7-deazaguanine synthase QueC; translation: MHKKAVVLYSGGLDSTTCLAIARAEGYEPYAMSFSYGQRHSVELEQAKRNARPMGAVDHLVVEFDYRQVGGSALTSDIAVPKEGVGSDIPVTYVPARNTVFLSFALGWAEVLGAFDIFIGVNALDYSGYPDCRPEYIAAFEAMANLATKAGVEGKGRFRIHTPLIHLTKAEIIRKGLSLGVDYGRTHSCYDPTPEGLACGLCDSCRLRLKGFAEAGVADPVAYATIKNPEVRSQESE
- a CDS encoding HAD family hydrolase produces the protein MSGIRALVFDLDGTLYDSEGVGRQIDASAMGHVAAVRGISPEEARLLIRETREKIAVRTGRTASLSHVCLELGIDLRELHRRFEAEIEPEPFLTRDERVVELLERLGERFDLHIYTNNNRLLSSRIMTALGVDGCFRRIFTIEDSWRPKPDRQVLEEIFREIGQEPSHCLFVGDRYDIDLRLPRELGCRVFHSRTVDELLTIETTLPSGAPMNDQTKETLDAIMRAIEIEKETFDFYTRAERKTFNPEGKRIFRWLAKTEEQHYLKLNELYQSLHEGGRWVFYGGSTITLDPAGSGEKQVGFDTDDLQALEIAMEIEKKGIAYFDDLMAKTADADGKGMLKALRDEETEHLRVITEKYNAIKG
- a CDS encoding type II toxin-antitoxin system VapC family toxin, yielding MILYLDTSSLVKLYVEEVCSDTVRQWVESAEAVATCRVAYPEMLSALTRRHNRGDLPREDCEVVAECFAGEWEHFVALDFDEIEAGHLVRKYGLRGFDAVHLAAAKLLSNDCGAIEVAFSSFDNKLNGAAEAEGFALLAAGH